One genomic window of Glycine soja cultivar W05 chromosome 9, ASM419377v2, whole genome shotgun sequence includes the following:
- the LOC114367647 gene encoding uncharacterized protein LOC114367647, whose product QQSERAQTNHLTLIARSLLNQGKFDRCFTRPSTFLIQIYICLAFVFLPAFPNSLLKFTKSFQTLCFSMATSPKETSASGSPAVPSSPHQEQPEFNIQPIQVIPGQASVPEKLVPRRQQGVKIAENPSLATSPREVDTEMDKKIRSMVSSILKEASVPEADEDVPTSSIPNVSMPDVEKDVPTSSGPNDEVLSSPSKERSTEEDDQAAEETPAPRAPEPAPGDLIDLEEVESDEEPIANRLAPGIAERLQSRKGKTPIKRSGRIKTMAQKKSTPVTPATSRRSKVAIPSKKRKEISSSESDDDVELDVSTSKRAKKSGRKVPGNVPDAPLDNISFHSIGNVEKWKYVYQRRLALERELGRAAMDCKEIVDLIKAAGLLKTVSKLGECYEGLVREFIVNIPSDISNRKSDDYQRVFVRGKCIRFSPAVINKYLGRPTDGVIDIDVSEHQIAKEITAKRVQHWPKKGKLSAGKLSVKYAILHRIGAANWVPTNHTSTVATGLGKFLYAVGTKSKFNFGNYIFDQTVKHSESFAIKLPIAFPTVLCGIMLSQHPNMLNYTDSVMKRESPLSLHYKLFEGTHVPDIVSTSGKAAASGAVSKDALIAELKDTCKVLEATIKANTEKKMELERLIKRLSESGIDEEEAAEEEEEAAEEEEEAAEEEEDAAEETESDDDSEATP is encoded by the exons cagcaatctgaacgtgcccaaacgaatcacttaacattaatagcacgttcactactgaaccaaggaaaattcgaccgttgcttcacacgaccctctacattcctcattcaaatttatatctgcttggcattcgtgtttttaccagcatttcccaatagcCTTCTgaaatttacgaaatcattccaaacgctctgcttttccatggctacctcaccaaaagaaacttccgcttctggttcacccgctgtaccatcatctccgcaccaggaacaaccagaattcaacatccaacccatacaagtaattcctggtcaagcttctgtccctgagaaactggttcccagaagacaacagggagtgaagattgctgaaaaccctagccttgcaacaagtcctagggaagtagacacggagatggacaagaaaatccgcagtatggtgagtagcattttgaaagaagCCTCTGTGcctgaagctgatgaagatgttccaacatcttccatcCCGAATGTTTCTATgcctgatgttgagaaagatgttccaacatcttccggccCAAATGATGAAGTACTCTCTTCCcccagcaaagagagatcaacagaggaagatgatcaagccgcagaggagacccctgcaccaagggcaccagaacctgctccaggtgacctcattgacttagaagaagtcgaatctgatgaagaacccattgccaacaggttggcacctggcattgcagaaaggttacaaagccgaaagggaaaaactcccatcaagaggtctggacgaatcaagactatggcccagaagaagagcactccagtcactcctgccacatccagaagaagcaaggttgctatcccctccaagaaaaggaaagaaatttcctcatccgagtctgatgatgatgtcgaactagatgtctcgacatctaagagggccaagaaatctggaagaaaggtgcctggaaatgttcctgatgcaccattggacaacatctctttccactccattggcaatgttgaaaagtggaaatatgtatatcaacgtagacttgccttggaaagagaactgggaagagctgccatggattgcaaggagatcgtggatctcatcaaggctgctggactgctgaagactgtcagCAAGTTGGGAGAGTGCTATGAAGgcttagtcagggaattcattgtcaacattccctctgacatatcaaacagaaaaagtgatgattatcaaagagtgtttgtcagaggaaagtgtattagattctcccctgctgtgatcaacaaatatctgGGCAGACCCACTGATGGAGTAatagatattgatgtttctgagcatcaaattgccaaggaaatcactgcaaAACGAGTCCAGCACTGGccgaagaaagggaagctttcagcagggaagctaagtgtgaagtatgcaattctacaCAGGATTggtgctgcaaactgggtacccaccaatcatacttccactgttgccacaggtttgggtaaatttctgtatgctgttggaaccaaatccaaatttaattttggaaactatatctttgatcaaactgttaagcattcagaatcttttgctatcaaattacccattgccttccctactgtattgtgtggcattatgttgagtcagcatcccaatatgttaaactacactgactctgtgatgaaaagagaatctcctctatccctgcactataaactgtttgaggggacacatgtcccagacattgtctcgacatcagggaaagctgctgcttcaggtgctgtgtccaaggatgccttgattgcagaactcaaggacacatgcaaggtgctggaagcaaccatcaaagccaacacagagaagaagatggagctggaacgactgatcaaaaggctctcagaaagtggcattgatg aagaagaagctgctgaagaagaggaagaagcagccgaggaagaagaagaagctgctgaggaagaggaagatgcagcagaagagacagaatcagatgatgattctgaagccaccccatga